The nucleotide sequence TGTGACTTCAGTGATGTTGGGGCTTACTTCTCATTCCAGACTGGCAGCAGGTGCTTCTTGATGAGCTCCAGGATTGAGTCCAGCCACATCCAGAAACTGAAGGGCTTTCCTGCAATATTCTCCTGTAAGGAATAACCAACACATGGAAAATGAACACAGGGACTTTTTGATGCTTACTTCATATTAAATTTGTAATGTTGATATGAAATAAAGCATAAAGCATGAACATTTCCAGGCTCAACAATCAGAGATGGTTTGTTTTCAGCCACTAGATGGCACGGATGTATTAGAAATGACTCTGCAAAGTACTTTATGGTACCACAAACTGTGTGTAAGAAGAGGATGTAGCCAACGTGGAAGTGACTTGAACCTGCATTCTTTGTAATGGCCAACAGGGGGAGACCCCACAGGTTACAAAAGGAGGCATCATTTAATGTTAGCTTCTTGAGAGAATTtcccttttaaaatattttaatcaacTTGTGAATAAAACAAGTTCCAAGTATTTTTCAATGCTCtgtgatgtttattttatgaGTTAAAAAAGTAGTAAAATAGTTGACAAAGCTCAGTGTATGCTCCTGTATGACTCACCTTACAGAACTTAGACCAGGACACTTGATAATCACTGCAGGAGGCATGCTGACCTACAAAGACAGGGAATAACAAACATTACTTAATGAGAAACATGCTGCAACTGCTCAAACAATTGAAGAAAATTTAGAGATGATGCAAGGTCGAAAACACAAAAGtctaaaacaaatacaacagaaCACGCTTCAGAAGAGTATCGTGTTTGCAAAAGgatgcaaaattaaaaacacacaaaccctgAACATAAACGCAGCAGAATAACACTGATCATCCAGACATCAAGTCTTGGAGTGCATCATGCTTCTAGCTAAATGTAGATATTTTCTTTGTAGATTTGTAACAAAGTGTTAGAAAGCTGTCTAATAAGACTTCATGTTTATCTTTTCTTATTCAGCAGTTTGAAAACTGAAGGAGAAACACACCGAGCAGCTTCTCTCCCAGCATGCTGAGCTGCTCCTTGTTGAGGCCCTGACCAGCGAAAGTGGAGAACTGCCAGCTGAGCACCTCAGAGAGCTGACTCCAGGTGGCCCGAGGTGGGTTTCCAAAAAACGCCAGGTTCTGTGGATTATGAGAATGAGGAGGAAGCAGGTGAAGAGGAAGGAAGTGTGCATGTGGAAGGCAAATTTTAATATAATGCACATCAATTCAACTGTAACTCAACACTACGAGGGAAATACATTCCAATTCTGAAAATCTAAAATACTTAAATTGAGAGAtttatgctttgtttttgtctgaaaGATTGCTTAATGTACAAGACATTTCAGATGTAATTAAACCATAATCAAATTACTGCGATAACCAGAATCAGAAAGCTGTTTGATGAGCACTAATTCAAAgtcagtttcttcttctcttttgtctgtttccatgttaaaaaaagatcacTACCAAGAGGATGTCACTGTTGTATTGTCAGTTTTACACCTCAGTGTAATAATCATGTATTCCCATTACGATACAGAACCATAAAAGTGAACTTCTCTTATAGGAAACACAGAGTCATCTGAGCGCTCTATTTCTATCTTTTTATTGTTGCTATTTTTAGTTTCAGTTTGTCAACATTTActcacatgtttttgttcttttggttCTTCTCTCACCTCTGTGCTGTTTTTAATTCTTCCATGAGGGACACTTTTGGACACTTTGTTGTATTAAAGTCgttcatttcatttaaactgCCAAGATTGTTAGGTCTTTGAAAAAAGCCAAATTATTTTCCAGTCAAAGTACATTTACTGCGGATAATTTATTCAAAGCACAATCTGCTGTTTCTGTAAGTAAATTTGAGAGTATTGGAAGCTTGATTTAAAAAGATTCAAcataatgacaaaataaatcttaaatattGTATTACTGTGAAGacaaatgttcttgttttgtgtGGTTGTGCTGGTTTTAAGAGATATTTCTTAAACATATCGTCACATTTGACACCGGTAGTTTCTAAATTTAGTAAAAACTCCCAATCTCTTAAGCAAACAgttctaatttttcttttttggatgAGATAAATGTTCTTGGGTTTGTTTGGGTCAAACTACTTTTAAGACATCTGTAGGATTTTTTGACAGTGAATATTTTACTGCACGGTTGGCACACACTTTTATCCATTTGAAGTTATTATTTCCTTACTTTGTTatactttttgttgttttctgggaGTGTAAGACTGCACTATTTaggttttattatctttttaattaaatggtaactgagtgtgtgtgctgtcataGTGTAcaatttcaaacacaaacaccatcaGAGTGTGTTTACTCACCCTGGGCTCGTCCGTCAGAAGGTTGTACCAAATGACCGAGGCCCAGCCTCCTGGCAGCTGGCTCACGTTGGATATGACCACCAGAGGTAGAGAGCACGTCTGGAAGAAAGCACACACAGTAAGGAGGCTGAACAGTCAGACTGTAGAAAAACATGGACGACATGACCGCtcccaaaaagtgaagccaaaccaTTTGGAGCGCCACCTACTGACCGACTGCAGAACAGGTCATAAAGTACACCGCCTCTATGTTAACCCAGAATATAAGACAATCACgatttattcaaatgtatttcaaagacaaaatgtgtcttttattcAGGTCGATGCGGTTGTTAGCTCTCATCATGCTGATTGATgttcaagtgttcatttttctgaaaaGCTTTGATGCACAAGTGATGTCAGGAGTCACAGCTCTGTTCTGCACAGGATCAGCAGAGGACAGGAGGAAAGGTTAGAGAAAACGTAACTCTAATACAAGAGTCTCTGAACTCTCCATTAACATGAGAGTCTGCTTCAAGCTGAACTAACCCTAAAAGTGTGTTTCGAATAAGGTGAGAACATGAATGATAGTGACTGCACAGGCTCCAAATGTGCAATAAGTGAGTGCCTGTCAAAGGAGtagtttggtttcacttttgaacAGGAATAGGAGGTGGACACaagtcatccatctttatatacagtcaatggttgcaccaccaccagcaacaaaaacaacagcgaAAGGCAATCATTGTGTATGTATGATGTAAGCTGTCTCTGACCTCCAGATCAATGGTGAGACCCTGCACAGTGAAGCACGCCTCAAAACTGAGAGAGTGAAGTTCCTCTGTCACAGAGAGAAGACCCTGCAACACACAAGCGTGTAAACAATGACATTTAATATCACtcagaaaataatacatgaaTACAATAAAGCATTACGGTATGAAATGTTTCAGAACTTGTGTCATTAATAGGTAGCCAGTCTTGCCTCGTTCCCCTTTGTGCCATTGATgtatttcttctctttcagctgctgtaaaatgtaaacacaatgtCAGCTGTCTTAAAGGGGCATGAATTTAATGCTTAAACCAAGCGCAAGTGAAACCGTGTACTGTATAATATGTGCTGAGTGCGAACTTGAAGAAATAGAGGTTGCTTTTCATTAAATAGTAAGAAAAACACATCTCCTTTATCTCTTTGAAAGAAATCATCTGATAATATGTGAtgtataagaataaataaagagaggCAGAGTGGGGGAAATCTCACCAGGTGTCTGAACTCCACAGAGAGGCAGCCGTTTGAATAATCCTCGATGTCCATAACTTTAGTGTTGTTTGTCAGGATGAAGAACTGACGACTTCTGAGGGGATGAAAAAATGGTCAAACAAACCAGCCTCATGGATTCATCAAATTCAATCGCAGGATCCAAAACAGCAACTATTGCTCCAGAAATCTGAAATCTAAATCTGTCTCTTGATTTCTTAGAAATAAAATCTTTCTGTGcagtttcaaattaaaagctccTATTTCCACATAACTTACTTTTATAAAGAACAGAACTTGGTTCCAGTAAACTGAACTTTATGACTCGGTTCCAGGATTAACTTTTTTGATATATCTCTACAGTGAATATGGAAAATAATAGAAGCCCCTCTAATGAAAGGTAATGACAAAAGACAGGTCTTTAGTTGTTGTATGAAAAACGTATAATTAGAGAGGTAGTATGAGTGAGTGTCTAAACTCGTGTCAGCACTGTTTGCCACTATTCTTGAAACCTGCTAACTTggtgctttgttgtttttttaatatatatctatatacatatctatatatatacatgtgtgtgtgtgtgtgtgtgtgtgtgtgtgtgtgtgtgtgtgtgtgtgtgtgtgtgtgtgtgtgtgtgtgtgtgtatatatatatcaggGTTAAAGTTAAATATCAGCAATATATGTTCTGTGCTGAGGTTGTTTGTACTCACACTCTTCCGGAGGGGAGGTCCctagagagacacacacaaatttAGATCACCATTAATATGTCTGAGGTCACTCACACACTACAGATAGATATATAATACTCAACAGGTTTAAATACTTCATGTAAACATCTTGGCTCAGATATAAAAGCTAACACAGAGAGTCTTACTtgtcaaatgttgttttcactTTGAGCTGATAGTCCACCTCTGGTAGTTTGACTAGGAGTCTGAGAggaatcagaaaaaaacaacatcactattttacactgacacacaagCATACAACGCTAACGTTAGGAGCTTTCAGTTTGGCACCCCCTGTCTGCAAAGTGGTACCTCATAACTCTTTACTGATTTTCTCTGTTACTTGTGAAAGTAGTGTTTTTTCCACAATAATCTTGTCCTGCTTTTGTTCATGGTATCACTCTTTGAGCATCTTTGCCCTGGAAAATGTAAATGCAGGCTGCTCGACAATCCCCGGTGGTAGTGCAAGTCCAAATAAAGCGTCAGAAATCatgaaaaaacatcacatcacaAAACCATACCTGACTTTGGTGGTGAACTGTACTCCGGTCTTTATGATGAGGGGCTTCTGTGGGTGTGTGGGCATGCACGGCTGCTTCTCCACCACAAACGAGCTgtgaaaaattaaacatgtgTCATTTGACTTACACCTCACAGAAACAACTAATCTCAGTCTTCTATATACAATCCAAGTGTATGAATCAAACAGTTGAATCAAATAAAACTCAGTCTCTGCTAAAGCTTATAACAttaatgtttgtcttgttttgtgttgtatgttttttaagGTACCTCTTGATGAGGTGGTAGATGAGATATTTGACTCTCTCCTCCATCTGAGGTTTCTGCAGGGGAATGGGGTCCCCCTCATAGGTGACTTTTACAACCAGCTCTCCCAATTTGTCCAGCTGCCTCTTGATCTGGAAGAGACTCTGAGCCATCAGCGTGAACCTGAGAGGGGacgggagcaggaggagagaagaagggaaCAAATGGGGGTTTTAAACTTATTAACCTTcacataacaaaataaaataaacatgaaaatgaTGCTTCCAGTAAATATTTGTCCTATTACCAGCTCTGCAGCTGGTCCAGGCCGGTGAGCAGCGGACCACCAATGGCGTTGACCTGCTGCCGGCGCTTCCAGTCCTGCAGCTCCGGGTTGAGCTGAGAGGTCATGAGGTCATCGATCTCCTTTACCACTACATCCATCTTTGCCAGGATCTCCTGACAAAGGGTAGAAATTAAAAGATATATCATAAAATAAGAATGAAACTATTTGGAGGAGGAAGTAACCAGCGGTGTCATGAAAAGTTCTTTGTTACAGTATTTTCAATGTTTCCTCTTTACTTAAACTTACACTTTTACTTCAGAGCATTTCACTTAGAATCTCCAGGACAAAAAAACTAAGGTAGGAGAAATGTAGTGGTCTAATAATTTTAATGTTGTTCACAGAAACTAttgtattaaataataatatcaagaaaaagagggggaaaagacggagaagtcaaaataaaaatctaaacaagGACAAGACGGtgaaaaagaagtaaaagaatAGAGGAGACAAAGATGTTcaacaagaagaggaaggagaaaaagagaagataaataaggtgacaaacaagaaaaataaaaaagctgatGATAAAAGGTGACGAAGAAAACGAGGAGCAAGAGGGGGAAAGAGGAAGtcgaagaaaagagaagaagataacaacaaaaaagaaaaagacagagaagaagaagaagatgacaaagtggatggagatgatgaaaaacaaagaagatgaaacaaaaggaagaaaagaagagcatCATGAAGTGATTTAAAAGCTTCTGATTCATCAGATGAAATCCAGAAGTGACTTTAGGAGCAGAAAATCACCGtccagtgatgatgatgatgatcatgcAGACAGAGCTACTTATTATGTTGTACTGTTACTTAAACAAGTACAACAAATATCACttaaataaatacttttcaTACCCAGGTGAAGTAAATATCAGATACTTTCAGATGTTACCAAAGTGTTATTAGCAGCTGATTTCACTTCTACTGACGTCTTAATGTGAGGTATTTGTGAAAGTAAAGGTGAGCAGGGATGTTGTGATtatttagttcagtttttcagGAGCATAACACAAACGTAACACAGGTAAAAACTTCAGATGGGTTATTTGTGTTTAGGAGGTGTGGTTACAGCTCAGTCTGAGATGTTGAGGCCCAACGTGACGTCTTTTCAGAGGATGTAAATTGTTAAATTTGTGACTATTTAAGAACTAGATGAGCTTCCAGTTACCCGCTGTCCCTCTTAAAAGGGGAAGGAGCATGAATAGTCGGTGGGGTCATATTAATCTGCTCACACTGAGGTTATATTTGGAGACAGCTTTTCGGGGCTTAACCTGGTGAAACAAACACATACCTTCCTCTTAAAGTCCAGCCTGTTCAGCATTTCCTGCAGTCTTGTTACTTCTTGTTTCATCATCTCTGAGTTCCTATCTGTtgagtctgacacacacacacacacacacacacacacacacacacacacacacacacgcgcacacacacacacacacacacacacacacacacacacacacacacacacacacacacacacacacacacacacacatttctagaAAGGAgcacttttcttctttttttcagtgtttcaggcACTGAAGGTTTTGCGGTAGTGAAAGATCACACtgttaaaaatgtctttctCAGCTTGCATGCTCAGGGCTTACCTCGAGACTGCAAAGTCTTGTAACGGAAATCAAAGTCGTCCTGCATGTCCTCGATGTATTTCACAGCCTGGTCCATCAgctacacaaagacaaacatggtTCTTATGATATCATTTTCTGAATGAGATGTAGGAAAAagtctttgttgtgattttctcAGTGAGTTTAAGTTACCTGCACACTGCCCCTGATAATCCCCACTCTGTTGTCCATGTTCTTCTGTCTCTCAAATGCCACAGAGCTCTGCAGTGATTTCTCCAGAGGACCCTGTTGGAGAAATTAGTTAACTTTCTGGTCACTTTCTCTCCCTACTGTTAGATGGATAGTTTGTTTTGAGGTTGGGCCATATGATGGATTTGTTAGTAGTAAGTGTTTTGCCCGACACAGAAGCTAGACTGAACACTAAAGTCAATGTAAATGCACTGTGGTCAAATCTCTTGTCCGaaacagacaaaaatacaaccaaactaaaaaCTGAGTGATTCATTGAGGACATACTGTTTACTGTAGACACAGAGGACACTTTTATGAGCCTGAGTTTACAGAAGAAGGACAGAGAAGAGAAACTTCGGAGCTAACTGGATAGCAGAGAGATTTTAAGTTACCTGAAGGttcaggtgtgtaaactgtgagacCACAAACAGAGAGCTCCTGTTGTCAGGAGTGGGACTTGATAACAGTCAGTAtctgcatcactcaccatccagagttccctaTCTCACTGAACGCTGCTGTTTTACCCGCTTTCTTCggttttcagaagttaaatcagaaaacaagagAAGCCGAATTGAAGTATGTCTTCAGAGTTCGTATCCGACCCCATCTGGAGCGGTACATATTTTCAGCTCTGGTCCTGCGTTcctgtttctcaacaaaggggccgaaCTGACCGGGATCCCCTGTGGCTAAAACTTTTAGttttgacaagtacctcatacaactccacttaaaaaaaacagaactatcTCTCTAATCAATTAATATGACATCGATCTGGCTGCACTGATTACAGGGATTAAAACATGAGTGCATAGAAACAGTTTTGTTGCTgcctgcttgtttgtgtttgcagatcatgcagactgaacagtgttgatttcagtctcttttaaagccagttaaaaacttctcacaggaggaACATTAGAAGAATCATCCCTTGTTATCATTCCATGTTGCGTAATTTGTGCAGTATCTCTGCTTCAGCCTGATTAACGAGGACATGCAACAGTTTCTCAGGAGTCAGGTGAAGTGGTTGGAAACATGGGCGTGTACTTTATATGATATTGTCTTCCTGGTAGCGGTTCATGTTTACGAGCATCAGTGGCTGTTATTCAGGCAGCAGAGGGACTTTCCCTCTGAGAGAGACAAAGTGACAAACCTGTTCCTGCATGCAGGCGCTGGAGAGGATCCGCCGCTCTTCCCTGAGACAGGAGGAGATAACTCTGGCCATGACGGCAGGGGTGGAATTGTATTTCATCTGCACATACAGAGAGAATATTCACGGTTACAACAACACCCCGAGCACATACTGGaagaaaaacatacaaagaaGGAGACGCAGCTTTTGTTCATTGTTACATAATTGGTTTATCTGGCCATCTCAAGGAAACAAGacccagaggaggaggaggaggaagtttCAAAGATTTGTTATCAATGGTCCTCTCAGACTCAGAGGTGTGAGGTTTTTACTGGAAGTACCTCATGGGTAAATCAGGAGGAGGAATGAGGCCAAACTTGACTCAGGACGCTCTTACTGTGAGTCATACTGGCAACCAAAATAGGAGGCATGCCTCAAAGGTGTGCACAGATCCTTGGAGTACAACCAGTTCTCTAACTGGCAGTTATAGCCTGTAACCATAATGTTAATGTGGAGGATGTTTCTATAATTAGTTAtggaaaaaaacccacaaacatATTCATTAGTGGCAGTCTGCACAACAGCTTATTAAAATCAATCTACAGCGATGACTGATCAGAGCACCAGCCTTGCTTTTAGTCACTTTACTAACAACCCGAATCCCCGAAAAGTTGTGACACTCTGtataatgttgataaaaacagagtttgatTGGT is from Notolabrus celidotus isolate fNotCel1 chromosome 10, fNotCel1.pri, whole genome shotgun sequence and encodes:
- the LOC117820702 gene encoding signal transducer and activator of transcription 4-like isoform X4, whose amino-acid sequence is MSQWKQIQQLEIRLLEHVDYLYDDNFPMDIRQGLADWIESQDWDTAANDESMATVLFSNLLSQLEQVRLQEQNFLQRHNMKIIQQQLQMKYNSTPAVMARVISSCLREERRILSSACMQEQGPLEKSLQSSVAFERQKNMDNRVGIIRGSVQLMDQAVKYIEDMQDDFDFRYKTLQSRDSTDRNSEMMKQEVTRLQEMLNRLDFKRKEILAKMDVVVKEIDDLMTSQLNPELQDWKRRQQVNAIGGPLLTGLDQLQSWFTLMAQSLFQIKRQLDKLGELVVKVTYEGDPIPLQKPQMEERVKYLIYHLIKSSFVVEKQPCMPTHPQKPLIIKTGVQFTTKVRLLVKLPEVDYQLKVKTTFDKDLPSGRVRQFFILTNNTKVMDIEDYSNGCLSVEFRHLLKEKKYINGTKGNEGLLSVTEELHSLSFEACFTVQGLTIDLETCSLPLVVISNVSQLPGGWASVIWYNLLTDEPRNLAFFGNPPRATWSQLSEVLSWQFSTFAGQGLNKEQLSMLGEKLLGQHASCSDYQVSWSKFCKENIAGKPFSFWMWLDSILELIKKHLLPVWNENYIMGFVSKEMERTLLKDKEQGTFLLRFSESHLGGITFTWVQHNENGDMRLNSVEPYTKNRLSALPFADIIRDYKVISDGVVPENPLKFLYPNIPKDEAFGRLYNSQPSKVHPYIPSTLIPISELRSNVSTSSPSCQSPEPPMTPGEFDMLNEHLCFGMDTMSSPYSE
- the LOC117820702 gene encoding signal transducer and activator of transcription 4-like isoform X3; protein product: MSQWKQIQQLEIRLLEHVDYLYDDNFPMDIRQGLADWIESQDWDTAANDESMATVLFSNLLSQLEQVRLQEQNFLQRHNMKIIQQQLQMKYNSTPAVMARVISSCLREERRILSSACMQEQGPLEKSLQSSVAFERQKNMDNRVGIIRGSVQLMDQAVKYIEDMQDDFDFRYKTLQSRDSTDRNSEMMKQEVTRLQEMLNRLDFKRKEILAKMDVVVKEIDDLMTSQLNPELQDWKRRQQVNAIGGPLLTGLDQLQSWFTLMAQSLFQIKRQLDKLGELVVKVTYEGDPIPLQKPQMEERVKYLIYHLIKSSFVVEKQPCMPTHPQKPLIIKTGVQFTTKVRLLVKLPEVDYQLKVKTTFDKDLPSGRVSRQFFILTNNTKVMDIEDYSNGCLSVEFRHLLKEKKYINGTKGNEGLLSVTEELHSLSFEACFTVQGLTIDLETCSLPLVVISNVSQLPGGWASVIWYNLLTDEPRNLAFFGNPPRATWSQLSEVLSWQFSTFAGQGLNKEQLSMLGEKLLGQHASCSDYQVSWSKFCKENIAGKPFSFWMWLDSILELIKKHLLPVWNENYIMGFVSKEMERTLLKDKEQGTFLLRFSESHLGGITFTWVQHNENGDMRLNSVEPYTKNRLSALPFADIIRDYKVISDGVVPENPLKFLYPNIPKDEAFGRLYNSQPSKVHPYIPSTLIPISELRSNVSTSSPSCQSPEPPMTPGEFDMLNEHLCFGMDTMSSPYSE
- the LOC117820702 gene encoding signal transducer and activator of transcription 4-like isoform X1; this encodes MSQWKQIQQLEIRLLEHVDYLYDDNFPMDIRQGLADWIESQDWDTAANDESMATVLFSNLLSQLEQVRLQEQNFLQRHNMKIIQQQLQMKYNSTPAVMARVISSCLREERRILSSACMQEQGPLEKSLQSSVAFERQKNMDNRVGIIRGSVQLMDQAVKYIEDMQDDFDFRYKTLQSRDSTDRNSEMMKQEVTRLQEMLNRLDFKRKEILAKMDVVVKEIDDLMTSQLNPELQDWKRRQQVNAIGGPLLTGLDQLQSWFTLMAQSLFQIKRQLDKLGELVVKVTYEGDPIPLQKPQMEERVKYLIYHLIKSSFVVEKQPCMPTHPQKPLIIKTGVQFTTKVRLLVKLPEVDYQLKVKTTFDKDLPSGRVSRQFFILTNNTKVMDIEDYSNGCLSVEFRHLQLKEKKYINGTKGNEGLLSVTEELHSLSFEACFTVQGLTIDLETCSLPLVVISNVSQLPGGWASVIWYNLLTDEPRNLAFFGNPPRATWSQLSEVLSWQFSTFAGQGLNKEQLSMLGEKLLGQHASCSDYQVSWSKFCKENIAGKPFSFWMWLDSILELIKKHLLPVWNENYIMGFVSKEMERTLLKDKEQGTFLLRFSESHLGGITFTWVQHNENGDMRLNSVEPYTKNRLSALPFADIIRDYKVISDGVVPENPLKFLYPNIPKDEAFGRLYNSQPSKVHPYIPSTLIPISELRSNVSTSSPSCQSPEPPMTPGEFDMLNEHLCFGMDTMSSPYSE
- the LOC117820702 gene encoding signal transducer and activator of transcription 4-like isoform X2, which encodes MSQWKQIQQLEIRLLEHVDYLYDDNFPMDIRQGLADWIESQDWDTAANDESMATVLFSNLLSQLEQVRLQEQNFLQRHNMKIIQQQLQMKYNSTPAVMARVISSCLREERRILSSACMQEQGPLEKSLQSSVAFERQKNMDNRVGIIRGSVQLMDQAVKYIEDMQDDFDFRYKTLQSRDSTDRNSEMMKQEVTRLQEMLNRLDFKRKEILAKMDVVVKEIDDLMTSQLNPELQDWKRRQQVNAIGGPLLTGLDQLQSWFTLMAQSLFQIKRQLDKLGELVVKVTYEGDPIPLQKPQMEERVKYLIYHLIKSSFVVEKQPCMPTHPQKPLIIKTGVQFTTKVRLLVKLPEVDYQLKVKTTFDKDLPSGRVRQFFILTNNTKVMDIEDYSNGCLSVEFRHLQLKEKKYINGTKGNEGLLSVTEELHSLSFEACFTVQGLTIDLETCSLPLVVISNVSQLPGGWASVIWYNLLTDEPRNLAFFGNPPRATWSQLSEVLSWQFSTFAGQGLNKEQLSMLGEKLLGQHASCSDYQVSWSKFCKENIAGKPFSFWMWLDSILELIKKHLLPVWNENYIMGFVSKEMERTLLKDKEQGTFLLRFSESHLGGITFTWVQHNENGDMRLNSVEPYTKNRLSALPFADIIRDYKVISDGVVPENPLKFLYPNIPKDEAFGRLYNSQPSKVHPYIPSTLIPISELRSNVSTSSPSCQSPEPPMTPGEFDMLNEHLCFGMDTMSSPYSE